A stretch of the Pseudopipra pipra isolate bDixPip1 chromosome 11, bDixPip1.hap1, whole genome shotgun sequence genome encodes the following:
- the BHLHE40 gene encoding class E basic helix-loop-helix protein 40, producing MERIPSAQPPPACLGKLPALDGADLPGLDFAHMYQVYKPRRGLKRSEDNKETYKLPHRLIEKKRRDRINECIAQLKDLLPEHLKLTTLGHLEKAVVLELTLKHVKALTNLIEQQQQKIIALQNGLQAGDLSSRNLDSSQEMFRSGFQMCAKEMLQYLAKHENGKELKSSQLVSHLHRMASEVLQGGAARKAGDIPPKMVDLKEKPMPLSTAGEGHGKNCVPVIQRTFAHSSGEQSGSDTDTDSGYGGELEKSDSKPEQPYFKKDTDLKYAVQERISSIKQETEDPPAKRSRLESPEDEGPFGSDMMGSSSSFLGPHAHQPPLCLPFYLIPPSATAYLPMLEKCWYPASVPVLYPSLPASAAALTGFMSPDKISPPLLMPQRLPSPVPAHSPIDSSALLQALKQIPPLNLETKD from the exons ATGGAGCGCATCCCCAGCGCGCAGCCCCCGCCCGCCTGCCTGGGCAAACTGCCCGCCCTGGACGGCGCGGACCTGCCGGG GCTGGACTTCGCGCACATGTACCAGGTGTACAAGCCCCGGAGGGGGCTGAAGAGGAGCGAGGACAACAAG gAGACCTACAAGCTGCCGCACCGGCTGATCGAGAAGAAGAGGCGCGACAGGATCAACGAGTGCATCGCGCAGCTGAAGGACCTGCTGCCCGAGCACCTCAAGCTCACG aCCTTAGGTCACCTGGAGAAGGCTGTGGTGCTGGAGCTCACCTTGAAGCACGTGAAGGCACTGACTAATCTCAtcgagcagcagcagcagaagatcATCGCTCTGCAGAACGGTTTGCAGGCAG GTGACCTGTCATCGAGAAACCTTGATTCCAGCCAGGAAATGTTTCGATCGGGTTTCCAGATGTGTGCCAAGGAAATGCTGCAATACCTGGCGAAGCACGAGAACGGCAAGGAGCTGAAGTCGTCGCAGCTGGTCAGCCACCTGCACCGCATGGCCAGCGAGGTGCTGCAGGGCGGGGCCGCCCGCAAGGCCGGGGACATCCCCCCCAAAATGGTGGACCTGAAGGAGAAGCCCATGCCCTTGAGCACGGCGGGCGAGGGCCACGGGAAGAACTGCGTGCCCGTGATCCAGCGGACATTCGCTCACTCCAGCGGGGAGCAGAGCGGCAGCGACACGGACACGGACAGCGGGTACGGGGGGGAGCTGGAGAAAAGTGACTCCAAACCCGAGCAGCCCTATTTCAAAAAGGATACCGACCTCAAGTACGCCGTGCAGGAGAGAATAAGCTCTATTAAGCAAGAGACTGAGGACCCGCCGGCCAAAAGGAGCAGGCTGGAGTCGCCGGAGGACGAGGGCCCTTTTGGCAGCGACATGATGGgctcttccagcagcttcctggGCCCCCACGCTCACCAGCCTCCCCTGTGCCTGCCTTTCTACCTGATCCCGCCGTCCGCCACCGCCTACCTGCCCATGCTGGAGAAGTGCTGGTACCCGGCCTCGGTGCCCGTGCTGTACCCCAGCCTCCCGGCCTCTGCCGCAGCACTCACGGGCTTCATGAGCCCCGACAAAATCTCCCCCCCTCTGCTGATGCCCCAGAGACTCCCTTCTCCTGTCCCGGCCCATTCCCCCATCGactcctcagctctgctgcaagcTTTGAAGCAGATTCCTCCTTTGAACTTGGAAACCAAAGACTAA